Genomic window (Cryptococcus neoformans var. grubii H99 chromosome 9, complete sequence):
tgatgatgcgTCGGAAAACGATTGCCCGTCGGCAGGGATGGAGTACAAAAGACGGAGACGAGCGAGGTGGAGGGCAGcatgaggaggagaaattGGTTGTAAAAGGTTAGGGAGTGAAAGGATATGGTTGATAGTGGGCTCAAAGGCCGTTGTAGATGCTGGTgctggagatgaggatagGGACATAGTGTTCTGTTTTTGAAAGGGATAAAAAGATGCGACATAAGAATTATTTTCATGGTTGGCGTTGAATGCCATTCGAGAGTCCGGGTGGCGAATGACACCGTGGGAACGTGTCTTCGCCAGTCAGGAACAAACTAGTTGAAGCAGAGAACGAACATTGAACGACGGAAAAAATGGACGGAGGAGCTGCATGCATGGTGGCCGCTCATGAGTTCGTGATTGCcttattcttcttcagttcCAACAGTCCGATCTTCCTTCAGGCAGGCCATCTCAATGCACAACATCCAGTATAGCGTCTCGCAGGTCTGCAACAGCCATCACTCTTCTCTAGACACTCGACGGATCTGCTGTTCACATAATACTCCGCATGCATCTCTGCTTTGGCGTAAGTATATGTAACTAGCCGTCAGATGTTTCTTTTACAATATGAGTGATAATAAGTAACATCAGTCGGTAGTAGTGCTCCTTGCAGCTGACATAAACCAATTTCGTGGAATTGCGCGAAGTGAAGCACCGCGGAACATTTAGCGCTCGTTGGTGTTTTGAATTGGATTGGTAACTTTGGTTGCGACAGTAGACCACTTTTCCCCTGCAGGCAAAAATTTTCGCTGCTCCAGAGCAGCAGGCTGCGGGGTGCCCATGTCATTCGCCCTCAAATTTCCATCAGAAAAGATTTATTCATGTACAGGGCGTTAGTTTTATATATTTAATTGATATGGTACTCTCCCACCATAGAGAAGATGCAGGATCAAAGTGCCCATAATTATTTTCAAGCAGATGTATTTATTGGGTTAACTAATATACAATGATGGTTATTGTACGGTAGCGACTCCTTGATCGAGCTTGAGGGCCTTTCCTCTACCCTTTTTCCATGGAACCTAAATTATCATCAGCACTCATTCCAGCTGTGACTCAAAGAGAACGAACCTCGTCTTCATAATGGCTCACCACGATAATGGCCATATCCTTACCCTCACCTTCCCACTCTTTCTCTAATAAGCCCTTACATCGTTCCCAGATTATTTCGTCCATGCCCTGACTAGGTTCGTCAAGGATAAGAAGCTTTGGTTTCCGTACAATCGCAcggaggaaaagaagaagacctTGCTGGGGTGGAGTGAAGTGAGCAAAGTTCCGGTTGGCGACTTCTTGGACAGTCACATCCGGTGCGGGCTTTccagaaagagaagatggtttCAAAAGGTCTTTGAAGTATTCCAAAAGATACTTGACTCGTTCCTTTTGTTCTGAAGTAAGTTTTCTCCGAGAGAAGACGCCTTCGAAACCACTGCCGACAGCCTCCAAAGCACTCAGTCCCATCCCTcttggaaaggaagagaagatttCGGGAGAGGTGTGTCCAATCAAAGTCCGAAGAGTCGGGCTAGGGATGGAGCGACGAGGCttagagaagagaaggagagatgaagggggCAAGGAGTATGAGCGTGGATGGTGTCCTAAGATGAGCGAGAGGAGTGTCGTCTTACCAGAGCCTGGGAAAATGGTCAGTCCTGGCCCATGGTTGAATAAACTCACCGTTGGCCCCAATGAGATGCCATTTCTCTCCGGGCTTGACGGTCCATTTGATGTCTTTGAGCACCTGATTTTCAGGTTAGCAAAATCTGTACATTGCACGAAATCATCAACGCTCACTTGTCTGGTGCCTTCCCCATATGATACAGACACTCCATCAAGTTTGATGACGGGTTCTCCAGGAACTTCATCACTCTTCTCAGCCACCTCCTCGACCCTAGTTTGATTCATGATCTGTTCTTCTCCATGCTTTTGCTCGTATTCATCCCGTTTACCAATCCATACTTCTCCATTTCTGACCTCGGCCACATCTGTGATCCACGTTGGCATCTCTTCGCCGCCCTTACCTCTAAGGACGAGGACAATCTTGATACCTTCACTTTCATTGAGCTCCCCCAAAAGATTAGAGACTTCTTTTCGACTGGGAACGTCCAAACCTGCCATAGGGTCCTCCAACAGCAACAGAACAGGCCTTGTCAGCAGGGCACTTGCGATTCTACCCCGTCTAGTCTGACcagatgagaatgagacACTAGGGAGGTCGAGCAAGTGCCCTATCCTCATGAGCTTTGCAACCCTCTCGATATCCTCATCGCTAGGTCTTGGATGAAGGTGCTTCAAGGTTTCCCTGTATGACAGcctgtcttcttcaaggaGAGCTCCATAGCGAGCAGTAAAGTCTGTAAATTCGCCTGTCGTCGGAGGGCGTGCAAATGCCAGGTGACATATAGGTTTTGAAGGCGCTTCAGTAGTAGATGACAAGGAGTctgtggaagaggagatgagcgAAGTTATATAAGGGAACGGGCCCGGAGGCGGGGAAAGAGGTTGGATTCGGTGTCTGCTCAACAACGTCTATATCTGTTTTAGCTTGCTTTTAGAGACAGAGCACAACAAACTCACCTCTACAGCAAGCTTGCGACCTTCAGCATCCCCAACAATTGCCCACCCTTCAGGTTTTGCTGATTCCCTGTTGATAGTCCACCCTTGAGCCGGAAATCTAAGTAAAGccgatgaaggaggagccGAAGTGGGTGCACCGAAACGATGTACAACAGCTTTTGAGGGTAGCCTTACGAGGGGTAGAGATGGGGGGGGCATGGCGGGCGGAGAATAAATAAAGTAGAGGGCGTTCTAATGCTTGTCAGTTGACTGGAAGACCATTCGGCACTCGACTCGAAATATAGCTGCAGTCTCTTGCCGTCTTAGCCCATCTCCAAGTCCCCCGAGACTCTTCATGGGGCCCCACCATCCGCCTCTGATGAATCAGTTTATTTGACTTTTGCcaccaaaaaaaacaaTACACGCAACAACTTAGTCCCTCCCTGTCCACTTTTCATCCCCAGCATTTCATCCCCGACAGAGCAACACCATGAGTGACCagactctccctcctttccttAGGGTCGATCCTTCACCAGTACCTCCCCCTTCTCGTGCCCGTTTACAAGCTCTCTACGCATCAACATCCGCACAGCGAACGGCCAATCCCACCGGTTACGCTGCCAACTCGCAATGGTGGGCAGGGGTGCTTGAAGAGACACTTAGGACTGGCTGGCTGAATGGCGAAGGGGGAGACAGGTTAGTGCTCAAAGTCGATAATGGGGTTCTGGGGAgactggaagatgagaaaggGTCCAGACCGAGAGGATTAGGTGGGGTAGTAGTAAGTCCAACTTGCGTGTCATTGTATGCACCGCTCATGTATGCCACCCAGGAAACGCTTGCAACGACTACTCCCCCAACATTGCATGCTCTAACCCATTTCATGGCGTCTGCGACTCCCCTCCATGTTCCGGCATCACTTACATCTCGCTTCATTGGACGACCGTTGTGGTGGGCATTTTCCCAGTTGAACCCGTTTGGTGACAGTGAAAAGGtggtgaaagaagaggcgcTCTGGGCCAAGTATGGACAAGGTAAGGAATACGTCCACATGCCACTCCTCGAAGTAAGTATATAATCCACTTCAATGAAATATCAACTCATGCATGCTTCGCAGCAATCAGCAGCGGCTTTCACAGCTCACATGCTCAAGAACCCAGTCCTGTCATATACCTCGTCCCTTTACGACCTGGATTCTTTCTTGGCCGAGTATGGAGAAGCATGTTTTCCCGCGGGACCTACTGCAAAGGAGCTTCCTAAAGGAAAGCATGAGCTAAGCAAGCGAGATGCTGAAGTTTTAGTCAGATGGTTGTCAAGAGACTGTCAGTTGGTCGTTACGGATGGATCGGTAGGTTGAGCTTTACTTGGTTGGATGCGGCGCTGATTGCTTGCTAGGTCATCAAGGTCCTTGACGCCGATCAGGTAGCAGGAAGCCATCCTATCTCTGAAGCAGACCGTGGTGCGGTTTCTGTTCTTAATGCTTTGCGCAAAGTCGAGAAGCAGGTTGCAGGCATTGAAGAGCAGATTTCTCAGTGAGCTTCTTACCGCATTGATATCACGTATCCAGCTGGATCgctgatcttcttccttttaGATCCCATGAAAAAGCCAAGAAATACCTCGCGTCCAAGCAGAAAAATATTGCCCTATCTTATTTGAGATCCAAAAAACATCTTGAAGACCTTTTGGCCAAACGCGTGGCATCCTCTGAACAACTTCGTGCTGTAATTCGTAGCATCGATCAGGCCAAGGGTGATGTCGAGGTGAGTCTTCttatatatagatctcattATCTTATCTGATGGCGTGTTTTAGATCATGGCAGCATATGAGACTTCCGCTTCTACTCTTACTCAAGTCCTTGCTCATCCCTCGTTATCCCCCGAGCGAATTGCTGCGACCACCGACGCCCTCGCAGAAGCTATGGCtgatcaagaagagattgatCAGGCTGTCAGAATCGGTGGAGAAGTCGCTATGGGTGACAGGAGAGTGGAaattgatgaagatgagctgGCGAAGGAGCTCGAGGCATTGgtagaagaggagaagcagGCAGAGCAGGAGAAGACAGAAAAGAAGACTTCTGTCGAGGCCGAGAAAAAGCCCGATGTGGCTACAGAGTTTCCCAGGGCTCCGGTTAACGCTCCAGCTTctgaaagggaagaagggtcaATCGCAGGCGAGGAACGTCTTTGGCAACAGAGATATGAGGAGGCTCAAGCGCGTAAGCAAGCCGAGAAGGAACGATTTGAGGCTGAACGTTTGAGGAAAGATGCGAAGATTGTGGCGGAGTAGGCCTTTCGCCGTATAATACACATCGTTTACTGTTCCTTATGATAGATGTCTGCGTGTTGTACAATACGATACATGTTTGATGGTTGTTTGTTGATGCTTGATGACGGCggatgaaagatgatggcTGACGGTTGtccagaagaaggtggtAGGCAGTGATAATGTAGGTAGGCAGACAAACAGCAGGCAACAGAGACGACTTTTATTAGCCCCACGATCCCAGTACAGTCAATAATAGACTTTTTCAGGTCTCGATCTGCTCTCTGCCTGCATATTTCCTGTTCCGAAAGATCAAAGATTAAAGGATCAAAGTCAAGGAACGGTGCACGCGATAAGCGCAGTAGGCGAGACCTTCCGGGCTTCCACGTGCTCAGTAATCTGCGGTAGAGGCGGCAGAGCCCACTTACCGCTAATCGTGTCCCTGAAAGTATGACGATCCGATTAAGGACGACCCTCTGAAACCGAACTTCGTTGGGAATTTTGACGCGTTTAGCGTTTTACCCGCGGCATATCCACCATCACAGCCAGGCAGAGCAGATCAAATCCTCAACAAACGTGTCTTTTATCACACCTTTTATATTCACATCCATTCCCATTCGCCTCCACAGCTGTCTATATCCCATTCGCAATGTCTCCTTCCGTGTTCAAAATCTCGCCAGGTATTAACTCATACGACTGGGGCAAGAAAGGCTCAGCATCCCTAGCCGCACAGCTTGCAACCACCTCCATCCCAGATTTCGCCATTGATGAGGACAGGGCCTACGCTGAAGTACGCGTTTATTTAAAAGTTTAGTGATTATACGCTAATGCGAATCAGTTATGGATGGGTACTCACCCCAACAATCCATCTAGGTTATCGGACAACACTTTACTCTCTGAACACCTCAGGTCTCATCCAGAGCTTATCGGCACCACTGTGTCTTCCAAGTTTGAGGACTGCAAGGACGGCTCTTTACCCTTCCTATTCAAGGTCCTGAGTATAGGTACTGCTCTCAGTATACAGGCTCACCCTGATAAGCCGCTTGCGAAGAAACTCTTTGATGAGAAGCCTGATGTCTATAAAGGTGTGTCACTCCCTTCTACTCCATGTTGGGCGCCAAACTCATCGAAGGCGCTGTAGACCCTAACCACAAGCCCGAGATGGCCATTGCCCTTActcctttccttgccttccttaatttccttcccctccctgTGCTTCTCTTGCACCTTCTGACCGTCCCCGAACTGCAAGAGTTTGTCGATTCTTCTCTCACCGAATCCCTAGCGTCATCGCTCGACTTACCTACATCTCAACCGCCTgattcttcccttttcaaACCTACGGAATCCCCAGCCACTGCCGAGCAGAAAGATATTCTCAAGCAGATTTTTGCCGCTCTTATGTCAGCAGATAAGAAGCATGTTGAAGAAGCTATCTCCAAACTTATCAAGAGATATAAAGCGAAGCGAGATATCAAGGAAAACGAGAAGGATCTTGTGGACTTGGCTTTGAGGCTTAATGATCAGTACCCTGGGGATGTTGGTGTCCTCTGTGTGTTCCTGTTGAACGTCGTGGAGCTTAAGAGAGGCGAAGCTGCTTTTCTTGGGGCCAATGAGCCGCACGCCTATATCGAGGGTAGTGAGTAATTTCATGCTTTCATGGGAAAGCTGATTGATGTCTGACGGAACCCAGATATCATTGAATGTATGGCTACATCCGACAACGTCGTTCGCGCGGGTCTTACCCCCAAGCTCCGAGATGTCGACACTCTTGTCTCCATGCTCACATACGAAGCTGCTCCAGGGAACAAGCAACTACTCCAACCCACCTCATTTCAAAAGGGTGACGATACTACCAAACTCTACGATCCCCCTATTGCTGAATTCTCTGTCTTGCGTACTGAGCTTTCTAAAGGAATGAAGACTTCTCACCGGCCTGTGGAGGGTCCTAGCTTGTGTGTTATCACTGAAGGTGAGGGTGTTGTcagagatggaaatgatCAAACAGAGTTTGTCAGGGGTGATGTTATCTTTGTGGGAGCTGGCAAAGAAGTGGAATGGGAGGCGATTAAGGGATTGGAGATGTTTAGGGCCTATGTTGAGGCTTAAAAAAGCCCTTGTTGAGGCTTAGAAAAAGACCTTGTGGAATGCCGGTACCGACAAAGGCAGTTGCTTGAACATCTATAGAATTATTAAGGTATAGGCCCCGTATTGCAGTCAGTATGTATCATGATGCATGTCTCTCATTGAATCTTCTGGACAATCCTATCAGTCAATATGTCGCAACTACAAGCTGATGGTAAGCACACTGACTATCCATTATTGTTGTCATTATCCGTCCGTCGTTGGACACTTGCAACAACCATAGGCAGCGTCAAATGATGACGTGGAAGTAAGACTTTGCCTGATTAATTaataaaaaaaattgttgttgatgaattGATTATACTTGTCGGAAAGCGACGCCTGGAATTTGAGGCGAGCAGACGATGACAAGCGAACTGCACTGCGCATGATGAGGAAGCCAGCGTGCTGAGGTAGCGCGCTCTCGCTTATAGCCCAATAGGCCAAGCATGGTTCGTTTGTTTTGGTTTAATAACAGGagacctccacctccacgcacctccaccttcatGGATTACTAATCTGCTTTGCTAACAATAAGTTCTTCCCTTCTGAACTATTACGGTGTTATAATGGTGATATCAACTTATAAATATGGGCTAGCCACCGTATAAATTATCAGCCCACATTCTATATAGAAGCCTACAGAAAAACTTCTATCTCTGTCTGCTACGTCAAACGTCATGACTGTCATCCAATCCCCCAAGCTCTTCACCCCCATCCAGGTCGGCGAATATGAACTCAAGCACCGAATCGTCATGGCTCCTCTCACTCGATTGAGGGCTGCGACCAAGACAGCGATCCCTTCCGAATGGGCTGAAACCTACTACACTCAACGAGCTTCTGGTGAGTCTCAACACTGGTAGTTGTTATAGGTTACAGGACGATTCGTTACTGACTATATTGGGCAGATGGCGGCTTGATCGTCTCTGAAGGTACTTTCATCGCTGAGGAGCTGAGGGGTTACGAGAACGTTCCTGGTAAGTACTTTTCATAGACATAATAATCCTGTGACTGAACCCGTACGATCTTACAAGGTATTTACACTCCCGAGCAGATCGCTGcctggaagaagatcaccTCTGGTGTGCACTCTAAGGGCGGTAGGATCTTCTGTCAACTTTGGGTCCTTGGGTAGGTTGTCCTCAAGTCGAACAAGCTAGACGTAGATGACTGACTGAACTATCTAGCCGTGTCGCCGACCCCAACGTTATCCCTGTCATCTACTCTGTTGGTACTATCCGTGATGACAGCCCCTCTTACATAGCTGCTCCCGAACCCGAAGGCCAGAGAAAGCCCCTAACTCCTGTTACCGAGGCCGACATGGAGCGATTCATTGGTCATTACATCCAGGCTTCCAAGAACGCAATCGAGGCGGGCTTTGACGGCGTTGAAATCCACGGCGCGAATGGTTACTTCATCGACCAGTTCGTAAGTTTAGTACGACTATTACAAGCCTTGTAAAATACTAATGGGCCTCTCTACAGCTTCAAACCAACTCCAACGATCGTACCGACCAATACGGTGGTTCCCTCGAGAACCGAATTCGATTCCCGCTTCGTGTTCTTAACGCCGTCTGCGACGCCATTGGTCCCAAACGTGTCGGTATCCGAATGTCTCCCTTCTCCGAATTCCAAAGCATGCGTATGGAGGACCCTCTCGCCACTTTCGTCCCCTGGGCTCAGGCAATCGTTGAGGCTCAGCCTGAGCTTGCCTTCATTCATGCGGTCGAGGGTAGGGGTATCTTGACCCCAGAGAACGAGTGGTACACCCAGGACAATTTGAACCCCATCAGGGAAGTCATTCTCAACAAGGGGAAAAGTGTCAGATTTATCCCTGCTGGCGGATACATGCCCGATACTGCTTTCGAGCACGCTGAGAAGTATCCTGAAGATCTCATCGCTTTCGGACGATACTTCATCTGTAAGTCCTTCCCTTGCACATGCGTACCGATAAGGTGAATGACTAATGACAAATGTAGCCAACCCCGATTTGCCTAACCGCGTACGAAACGGCTGGCCTCTTCGCAAGTATGACCGTACCACCTTTTACTCTCAGTCATCTGTTGGCTACAATGAGTAAGTTTGTTTACTAGGAACACTGAATCA
Coding sequences:
- a CDS encoding NADPH2 dehydrogenase, which codes for MTVIQSPKLFTPIQVGEYELKHRIVMAPLTRLRAATKTAIPSEWAETYYTQRASDGGLIVSEGTFIAEELRGYENVPGIYTPEQIAAWKKITSGVHSKGGRIFCQLWVLGRVADPNVIPVIYSVGTIRDDSPSYIAAPEPEGQRKPLTPVTEADMERFIGHYIQASKNAIEAGFDGVEIHGANGYFIDQFLQTNSNDRTDQYGGSLENRIRFPLRVLNAVCDAIGPKRVGIRMSPFSEFQSMRMEDPLATFVPWAQAIVEAQPELAFIHAVEGRGILTPENEWYTQDNLNPIREVILNKGKSVRFIPAGGYMPDTAFEHAEKYPEDLIAFGRYFISNPDLPNRVRNGWPLRKYDRTTFYSQSSVGYNDYENYKPETEALAQDEAAPKEGITKA
- a CDS encoding mannose-6-phosphate isomerase, whose protein sequence is MSPSVFKISPGINSYDWGKKGSASLAAQLATTSIPDFAIDEDRAYAELWMGTHPNNPSRLSDNTLLSEHLRSHPELIGTTVSSKFEDCKDGSLPFLFKVLSIGTALSIQAHPDKPLAKKLFDEKPDVYKDPNHKPEMAIALTPFLAFLNFLPLPVLLLHLLTVPELQEFVDSSLTESLASSLDLPTSQPPDSSLFKPTESPATAEQKDILKQIFAALMSADKKHVEEAISKLIKRYKAKRDIKENEKDLVDLALRLNDQYPGDVGVLCVFLLNVVELKRGEAAFLGANEPHAYIEGNIIECMATSDNVVRAGLTPKLRDVDTLVSMLTYEAAPGNKQLLQPTSFQKGDDTTKLYDPPIAEFSVLRTELSKGMKTSHRPVEGPSLCVITEGEGVVRDGNDQTEFVRGDVIFVGAGKEVEWEAIKGLEMFRAYVEA
- a CDS encoding charged multivesicular body protein 7; translation: MSDQTLPPFLRVDPSPVPPPSRARLQALYASTSAQRTANPTGYAANSQWWAGVLEETLRTGWLNGEGGDRLVLKVDNGVLGRLEDEKGSRPRGLGGVVETLATTTPPTLHALTHFMASATPLHVPASLTSRFIGRPLWWAFSQLNPFGDSEKVVKEEALWAKYGQGKEYVHMPLLEQSAAAFTAHMLKNPVLSYTSSLYDLDSFLAEYGEACFPAGPTAKELPKGKHELSKRDAEVLVRWLSRDCQLVVTDGSVIKVLDADQVAGSHPISEADRGAVSVLNALRKVEKQVAGIEEQISQSHEKAKKYLASKQKNIALSYLRSKKHLEDLLAKRVASSEQLRAVIRSIDQAKGDVEIMAAYETSASTLTQVLAHPSLSPERIAATTDALAEAMADQEEIDQAVRIGGEVAMGDRRVEIDEDELAKELEALVEEEKQAEQEKTEKKTSVEAEKKPDVATEFPRAPVNAPASEREEGSIAGEERLWQQRYEEAQARKQAEKERFEAERLRKDAKIVAE